A stretch of the Streptomyces ortus genome encodes the following:
- a CDS encoding IucA/IucC family protein, translating to MNATPASDGRPQPHERATCRPQVPLGPGAEAVPRQKGGARKSEGLYGAHTDLLEHPDPHTAAQAAAVENLLRCWVREHDLPAPVDGTLRIPLPASGTALVVPVQYWSPTGWHRLGPPHLASAPDEAPPTDAVTLAALLGREIPTRETPMYGTPTHGTPAVPGATAVEGSAYGAAAAAVAGFRVPVDDGDLVGRVADSLRRTVVFIADRRANPADGSDLFLSAEQSLLLGHPLHPTPKSRDGLSVAENRLYSPELRGSFALHWMAVAPSVLATDSAWTERGRPVAAGQLTARLAGTGLRLPEGYAALPMHPWQLREVHRRPDTANLLTAGLLRDLGPHGSPWHPTSSVRTLYRSGAPAMLKLSLGLRITNSRRENLRKEFHRGVEVHRLLRAGLAEQWQAAHPGFDIVRDPAWLAVNESDGTPVTGLDVMIRHNPFTPTDDVSCIAGLVSPRPGGTPPGQRHPEPARSVSRSRLTEIVTRLAGRTGRPRGAVAAEWFLRYLEHVVRPVLWLDSEAGIALEAHQQNTLLLLDQDGWPRGGRYRDNQGYYFRESRRAELSKRLPGIGEHSDTFVSDEVTDERFAYYLAINNVLGLIGAFGSQRLADERLLLAAFRRFLTNVASGPGRLPRTTLPALLLDSPVLRCKANLLTRLHGLDELVGPVDTQSVYVTIANPLRSWRT from the coding sequence TTGAACGCCACGCCCGCATCCGACGGACGCCCCCAGCCCCACGAGCGAGCAACCTGCCGCCCACAGGTCCCGCTCGGGCCGGGGGCCGAAGCGGTCCCCCGGCAGAAGGGAGGGGCCAGGAAGTCCGAAGGACTGTACGGCGCCCACACCGATCTGCTGGAACACCCCGACCCGCACACCGCCGCCCAGGCCGCGGCCGTGGAGAACCTGCTGCGCTGCTGGGTACGCGAGCACGACCTCCCCGCTCCGGTCGACGGCACCCTGCGCATCCCCCTTCCCGCCAGTGGCACGGCCCTCGTCGTCCCGGTCCAGTACTGGTCCCCCACGGGCTGGCACCGACTGGGCCCGCCTCACCTGGCCAGCGCCCCCGACGAGGCACCTCCCACCGACGCCGTCACGCTCGCGGCCCTGCTGGGCCGCGAGATCCCGACGCGCGAAACGCCGATGTACGGCACGCCGACGCACGGGACTCCGGCCGTACCGGGTGCGACCGCCGTCGAGGGAAGCGCGTACGGCGCCGCCGCGGCGGCGGTCGCCGGGTTCCGGGTACCGGTCGACGACGGTGACCTGGTCGGCCGGGTCGCGGACTCCCTGCGACGGACCGTCGTCTTCATCGCGGACCGCAGGGCGAACCCCGCCGACGGCTCCGACCTCTTCCTCTCCGCCGAACAGTCACTACTGCTCGGCCATCCGCTCCACCCCACCCCGAAGAGCCGCGACGGCCTCTCTGTCGCCGAGAACCGGCTCTACTCGCCGGAGTTGAGGGGCTCCTTCGCGCTGCACTGGATGGCCGTAGCCCCCTCCGTGCTCGCCACCGACTCGGCGTGGACCGAGCGGGGCCGACCTGTGGCGGCCGGACAGCTCACGGCCCGGCTCGCCGGTACTGGACTGCGACTGCCCGAGGGGTACGCCGCGCTGCCGATGCACCCCTGGCAGCTTCGAGAAGTCCACCGGCGCCCGGACACCGCGAACCTCCTGACCGCCGGTCTGCTCCGCGACCTCGGCCCCCATGGCTCCCCATGGCACCCGACCTCCTCCGTCCGCACCCTCTACCGCTCCGGTGCCCCCGCGATGCTGAAGCTGTCGCTGGGCCTGCGCATCACCAACTCCCGCAGGGAGAACCTCCGCAAGGAATTCCACCGCGGGGTGGAGGTCCACCGCCTGCTGCGGGCCGGCCTCGCCGAACAGTGGCAGGCGGCCCACCCCGGCTTCGACATCGTGCGCGACCCCGCGTGGCTCGCGGTGAACGAATCCGACGGCACCCCGGTGACCGGCCTCGACGTGATGATCCGCCACAATCCGTTCACGCCGACCGACGATGTCTCCTGTATCGCGGGGCTCGTCTCGCCCAGGCCCGGCGGCACGCCCCCCGGACAGCGGCACCCCGAGCCGGCCCGGTCCGTGAGCCGCTCCCGGCTCACCGAGATCGTCACCCGGCTCGCCGGACGCACGGGCCGACCGCGCGGAGCGGTCGCCGCCGAGTGGTTCCTGCGCTACCTCGAACACGTCGTCCGCCCGGTCCTCTGGCTCGACAGCGAAGCGGGCATCGCGCTGGAGGCACACCAGCAGAACACCCTGCTCCTGCTGGACCAGGACGGCTGGCCCAGGGGTGGCCGCTACCGCGACAACCAGGGCTACTACTTCCGCGAGTCCCGCCGCGCGGAGCTGAGCAAGCGGCTGCCCGGCATCGGCGAGCACAGCGACACCTTCGTCTCCGACGAGGTCACCGACGAACGGTTCGCCTACTACCTCGCCATCAACAACGTGCTCGGTCTCATCGGCGCCTTCGGCTCCCAACGTCTCGCCGATGAACGGCTGTTGCTGGCCGCCTTCCGTCGCTTCCTCACCAACGTCGCCTCCGGCCCGGGCCGCCTGCCGCGAACCACCCTGCCCGCCCTTCTGCTCGACTCTCCCGTCCTGCGCTGCAAGGCGAATCTGCTGACCCGGCTGCACGGCCTCGACGAACTCGTCGGCCCGGTCGACACCCAGTCCGTCTACGTCACCATCGCCAACCCCCTGCGCTCCTGGCGAACATGA
- a CDS encoding GNAT family N-acetyltransferase encodes MPPPDASSPGNADTLDLRLPDDFLALFTKDVHPFTPAGEDLLDRVGDWGPTATSAGAFHLVPVRLDRDLPLIGRWMNDPAVAAFWELSGPGTATEDHLRAQLDGDGRSVPCLGMLNGTPMSYWEIYRADLDPLARHYPARLHDTGIHLLIGGVAHRGRGLGTVLLRAVSDLVLDRRPSCARVVAEPDLRNTPSVAAFLGAGFRFSAEVELPDKKAALMVRDRALRALL; translated from the coding sequence GTGCCTCCCCCCGACGCCAGCAGCCCGGGCAACGCGGACACCCTCGACCTGCGTCTGCCGGACGACTTCCTCGCGCTCTTCACCAAGGACGTCCACCCCTTCACCCCCGCAGGTGAGGACCTGCTCGACCGTGTCGGTGACTGGGGGCCGACGGCCACCTCCGCGGGCGCCTTCCACCTCGTCCCCGTACGCCTCGACCGTGACCTTCCGCTGATCGGGCGCTGGATGAACGACCCCGCGGTGGCCGCCTTCTGGGAACTCTCCGGGCCCGGTACGGCGACCGAGGACCATCTGCGCGCCCAGCTCGACGGCGACGGACGCAGCGTCCCCTGTCTCGGCATGCTGAACGGCACCCCGATGAGCTACTGGGAGATCTACCGCGCCGATCTCGACCCGCTGGCCCGCCATTACCCGGCCCGCCTGCACGACACCGGTATCCACCTCCTCATCGGCGGCGTCGCCCATCGCGGGCGGGGACTCGGCACGGTCCTCCTCCGTGCTGTCTCCGACCTCGTCCTCGACCGTCGTCCCTCCTGCGCACGCGTGGTCGCGGAGCCCGACCTTCGCAACACCCCCTCCGTGGCCGCCTTCCTGGGCGCCGGCTTCCGGTTCTCCGCCGAGGTCGAGCTGCCCGACAAGAAGGCAGCCCTCATGGTCCGAGACCGGGCCCTGCGCGCTCTGTTGTAG
- a CDS encoding IucA/IucC family protein gives MPNPSAAPAPGEPSDLYDPPELSQERWEAAGRRLLAKMIGEFAHEEILLPEPAAHRGGGTAAAGVPIRGDDSPPGTEAQGPPASPPTSPPALRPQAAPSIEPEPAGPALDGERSYTLRLDAGGILAFRARRGAYDSWRVDPSSLTLTEATGTTAAPAAERAAWTVLAAEAESSPHQRPYTDPLDFLTRARAVLHLDGATLGHVIRELSTTLAADARLDHTALPAARLADLGYAELEGHQTGHPWIVLNKGRLGFSATDAAQWAPEGRRATVLPWIAVHTSLATYRGVRGLDSADQLYARELDPAVRKSYDTALRTRGLTPESYLYLPVHPWQWNDVVLPLFAPSVAAGAIVPLPPDGDLRLPQQSIRTFLNTSRPDRHTVKLSLSVLNTLVWRGLPTERTLAAPAVTAWMHGLRDTDPFLHDTCGVILLGEVASVTVGHPVYDALPEVPYQYRELLGAIWREPLSRHLAPGERARTLAALLHTDPEGRAFAAELVDRSGLDPRSWLRRLFAALLPPLLHFLYRYGTVFSPHGENAIVVFDDHDVPVRLAVKDFVDDVNVSAERLPEHASMPDDVRAVLLTEPAAFLTQFIHSGLFVGVFRYLAPLCQEQLGVREDEFWSLVRAEIIRHHQLFPELKERYETFDLLTPRIERLCLNRNRLHLDGYRDRPRRPHAAVHGTVPNPLHRS, from the coding sequence GTGCCGAACCCGTCCGCCGCCCCGGCTCCCGGAGAGCCCTCAGATCTCTACGACCCGCCGGAACTGAGCCAGGAGAGATGGGAGGCGGCGGGGCGCCGCCTGCTCGCGAAGATGATCGGTGAGTTCGCGCACGAGGAGATCCTGCTGCCGGAACCGGCTGCGCACCGCGGCGGCGGTACGGCGGCAGCCGGCGTTCCCATCAGAGGAGACGATTCGCCTCCCGGCACAGAGGCTCAGGGACCGCCCGCCTCGCCGCCCACCTCGCCCCCCGCCCTCAGGCCCCAGGCCGCGCCCTCCATCGAGCCCGAACCGGCCGGCCCCGCCCTCGACGGCGAACGCTCCTACACACTCCGTCTCGACGCCGGTGGCATCCTTGCTTTCCGCGCCCGCCGTGGGGCGTACGACAGCTGGCGGGTCGACCCGTCATCACTCACGCTGACCGAAGCGACCGGGACAACCGCGGCACCTGCCGCCGAACGCGCCGCCTGGACCGTACTCGCAGCCGAAGCCGAGTCCTCCCCGCACCAGCGGCCCTACACCGACCCCCTCGACTTCCTCACGCGCGCGCGTGCCGTGCTCCACCTCGACGGCGCCACCCTCGGCCACGTTATCCGAGAGCTGTCCACCACCCTCGCCGCGGACGCCCGGCTGGACCACACCGCACTCCCGGCCGCCCGCCTCGCCGATCTCGGATACGCGGAGCTGGAGGGCCACCAGACGGGCCACCCCTGGATCGTCCTCAACAAGGGGCGGCTCGGCTTCTCCGCGACCGACGCCGCCCAGTGGGCGCCCGAGGGCCGAAGGGCCACCGTCCTGCCCTGGATCGCCGTCCACACCTCGCTCGCCACCTACCGGGGCGTCCGGGGCCTGGACAGCGCCGATCAGCTCTACGCGCGCGAGCTCGACCCGGCTGTCCGCAAGTCGTACGACACCGCACTGCGCACACGGGGGCTCACTCCGGAGTCGTACCTCTATCTGCCCGTGCATCCCTGGCAGTGGAACGACGTCGTGCTGCCGCTCTTCGCGCCCTCCGTCGCCGCCGGAGCCATCGTCCCCCTGCCCCCGGACGGCGATCTCCGTCTGCCCCAGCAGTCGATCCGTACGTTCCTGAACACCTCACGTCCGGACCGGCACACCGTGAAGCTGTCGCTGTCCGTCCTCAACACCCTTGTGTGGCGCGGGCTCCCGACGGAACGGACGCTCGCCGCCCCCGCGGTCACGGCCTGGATGCACGGGCTGCGGGACACCGATCCCTTCCTGCACGACACCTGCGGGGTGATCCTGCTGGGCGAGGTCGCGTCCGTGACGGTCGGGCACCCGGTCTACGACGCGCTGCCGGAAGTCCCGTACCAGTACAGGGAACTGCTCGGCGCGATCTGGCGCGAGCCGCTCTCCCGCCATCTCGCACCCGGCGAACGCGCCCGTACGCTCGCCGCCCTGCTGCACACCGACCCCGAGGGCCGTGCCTTCGCGGCGGAGCTCGTCGACCGCTCGGGCCTCGACCCGCGCAGCTGGCTGCGCCGCCTGTTCGCCGCGCTGCTGCCGCCCCTGCTGCACTTCCTCTACCGCTACGGCACGGTGTTCAGCCCGCACGGCGAGAACGCGATCGTCGTCTTCGACGACCACGACGTACCCGTGCGGCTCGCGGTGAAGGACTTCGTGGACGACGTGAACGTGAGCGCCGAGCGCCTCCCCGAGCACGCCTCGATGCCCGACGACGTACGGGCGGTGCTGCTCACCGAACCGGCCGCCTTCCTCACCCAGTTCATCCACTCCGGGCTCTTCGTCGGCGTCTTCCGCTATCTGGCCCCGCTGTGCCAGGAGCAACTGGGTGTCCGTGAGGACGAGTTCTGGTCACTCGTCCGGGCGGAGATCATCCGGCACCACCAGCTCTTTCCCGAGCTCAAGGAACGCTACGAAACGTTCGACCTGCTCACTCCCCGTATCGAGCGGCTCTGCCTCAACCGCAACCGGCTGCACCTCGACGGTTACCGGGACCGGCCGCGGCGCCCGCACGCCGCCGTGCACGGCACCGTCCCGAACCCCCTCCACCGGTCGTGA
- a CDS encoding ATP-dependent DNA helicase, whose translation MTEPSLPELLHAAVTAVGGTERPGQVTMAESVAQAIDDGSHLLVQAGTGTGKSLGYLVPALAHGERVVVATATLALQRQLVERDLPRTVDALHPLLRRRPEFAMLKGRSNYLCLHRLHEGAPQDEEEGLFDQFEAAAPTSKLGQDLLRLREWSDETETGDRDNLTPGVSDRAWSQISVSSRECLGASKCAYGAECFAEAARERAKLADVVVTNHALLAIDAIEGAPVLPQHEVLIVDEAHELVSRVTGVATGELTPGQVNRAVRRAAKLVNEKAADQLQTAAEGFERLMELALPGRLEEIPEDLGYALMALRDAARTVISGIGATRDKSVTDEDAVRKQALASVESVHDVAERITNGSEWDVVWYERHDRFGASLRVAPMSVAGLLREKLFTDRSVVLASATLKLGGDFNGVGASLGLSPEGVQGDDIPLWKGLDVGSPFDYGRQGILYVAKHLARPARDSDRGDMLDELTELIQAAGGRTLGLFSSMRAAQLAAEELRSRIPEFPILLQGEETLGELIKNFAADPKTCLFGTLSLWQGVDVPGPSCQLVVMDKIPFPRPDDPLMSARQKAVEDAGGNGFMAVAATHAALLMAQGAGRLVRATEDRGVVAVLDQRLATARYGSYLKASLPDFWYTTDRNQARRSLAAIDEKARKAEAAQEDGAAQEAGAVEEA comes from the coding sequence ATGACAGAGCCCTCACTCCCCGAACTCCTGCACGCCGCCGTCACAGCCGTCGGCGGTACGGAGCGCCCCGGCCAGGTGACCATGGCCGAATCCGTCGCGCAGGCCATCGACGACGGTTCCCATCTGCTGGTCCAGGCGGGCACCGGCACCGGTAAGTCCCTCGGCTACCTGGTTCCCGCGCTGGCGCACGGGGAGCGGGTCGTCGTGGCGACCGCCACTCTGGCGCTCCAGCGGCAGCTCGTGGAGCGGGACCTGCCACGCACGGTGGACGCCCTGCATCCGCTGCTGCGCCGCCGCCCCGAATTCGCGATGCTCAAGGGCCGGTCGAACTACCTGTGCCTGCACCGTCTCCACGAAGGGGCGCCGCAGGACGAGGAGGAGGGCCTCTTCGACCAGTTCGAGGCGGCGGCGCCCACCAGCAAGCTGGGCCAGGACCTGCTGCGGCTGCGGGAGTGGTCGGACGAGACCGAGACGGGGGACCGGGACAACCTCACCCCCGGTGTCTCGGACCGTGCCTGGTCACAGATCTCCGTCTCCTCCAGGGAGTGCCTCGGCGCCTCGAAGTGCGCCTACGGAGCGGAGTGTTTCGCCGAGGCGGCCCGTGAGCGCGCCAAGCTCGCCGATGTCGTCGTCACCAACCACGCCCTCCTTGCGATCGACGCCATCGAAGGCGCTCCCGTCCTCCCGCAGCACGAGGTGCTGATCGTCGACGAGGCCCATGAGCTGGTCTCCCGGGTCACCGGGGTCGCGACCGGCGAGCTCACCCCGGGCCAGGTCAACCGCGCTGTCCGCCGGGCGGCGAAACTGGTGAACGAGAAGGCGGCCGATCAGCTCCAGACGGCGGCCGAGGGCTTCGAGCGGCTGATGGAGCTGGCCCTGCCCGGCCGCCTCGAAGAGATCCCGGAAGACCTCGGGTACGCGCTGATGGCCCTGCGGGACGCCGCCCGCACGGTGATCTCGGGGATCGGGGCGACCCGCGACAAGTCCGTCACCGACGAGGACGCGGTCCGCAAGCAGGCCCTCGCCTCCGTGGAGAGCGTCCACGACGTGGCGGAGCGCATCACGAACGGCTCCGAGTGGGACGTCGTCTGGTACGAGCGGCACGACCGTTTCGGGGCTTCCCTGCGGGTCGCGCCGATGTCCGTGGCGGGCCTGCTGCGCGAGAAGCTCTTCACGGACCGCTCCGTCGTCCTGGCCTCGGCCACACTGAAGCTCGGCGGGGACTTCAACGGCGTGGGAGCCTCGCTCGGCCTGTCCCCGGAAGGCGTCCAGGGGGACGACATCCCGCTCTGGAAGGGCCTCGACGTGGGCTCGCCCTTCGACTACGGCAGACAGGGCATCCTGTACGTCGCGAAACACCTGGCCAGACCCGCCCGGGACAGCGACCGCGGGGACATGCTCGACGAGCTCACCGAGCTGATCCAGGCGGCCGGCGGCCGTACGCTCGGCCTGTTCTCCTCCATGCGGGCCGCCCAGCTCGCCGCGGAGGAACTGCGCTCCCGCATCCCGGAGTTCCCCATTTTGTTGCAGGGCGAGGAGACGCTCGGCGAGCTGATCAAGAACTTCGCCGCGGACCCGAAGACCTGTCTGTTCGGCACGCTCTCGCTCTGGCAGGGCGTGGACGTCCCGGGCCCCAGCTGTCAGCTGGTCGTCATGGACAAGATCCCCTTCCCGCGCCCCGACGACCCGCTGATGAGCGCCCGGCAGAAGGCGGTCGAGGACGCCGGCGGGAACGGCTTCATGGCCGTCGCGGCCACGCACGCGGCCCTGCTCATGGCCCAGGGCGCCGGCCGCCTCGTACGGGCGACGGAGGACCGGGGTGTGGTGGCCGTGCTCGACCAGCGGCTCGCCACCGCGCGCTACGGCAGCTACCTCAAGGCGTCGCTGCCCGACTTCTGGTACACGACGGACCGTAACCAGGCGCGGCGGTCGCTGGCCGCCATCGACGAGAAGGCCCGCAAGGCCGAGGCGGCTCAGGAGGATGGTGCGGCTCAGGAGGCCGGGGCGGTCGAGGAGGCCTGA
- the lexA gene encoding transcriptional repressor LexA, which produces MTTTADSATITAQDRSQGRFEPVQAMNETANQEGQKPARSLPGRPPGIRADSSGLTDRQRRVIEVIRDSVQRRGYPPSMREIGQAVGLSSTSSVAHQLMALERKGFLRRDPHRPRAYEVRGSDQSTAQPTDTAGKPAASYVPLVGRIAAGGPILAEESVEDVFPLPRQLVGDGELFVLKVVGDSMIEAAICDGDWVTVRRQPVAENGDIVAAMLDGEATVKRFKREDGHVWLLPHNSAYQPIPGDEATILGKVVAVLRRI; this is translated from the coding sequence GTGACCACCACCGCAGACAGTGCCACCATCACTGCCCAGGACCGCTCCCAGGGCCGATTTGAGCCGGTGCAAGCCATGAATGAGACCGCGAACCAGGAGGGGCAAAAGCCCGCCCGCTCCCTGCCGGGCCGACCTCCAGGCATCCGGGCGGACAGCTCCGGACTCACCGACCGGCAACGCCGCGTCATCGAAGTCATCAGGGACTCCGTGCAGCGGCGGGGATATCCACCGTCCATGAGGGAGATCGGGCAGGCCGTCGGCCTCTCCAGCACCTCCTCCGTGGCCCATCAGCTGATGGCACTGGAGCGCAAGGGCTTCTTGCGCCGCGATCCGCACCGCCCCAGGGCCTACGAGGTCCGCGGATCCGACCAGTCCACCGCGCAGCCCACCGACACGGCCGGCAAGCCGGCGGCGTCGTACGTCCCGCTCGTCGGCCGGATCGCCGCCGGTGGTCCGATCCTCGCCGAAGAATCGGTCGAGGACGTCTTCCCGCTGCCCCGGCAGCTGGTCGGCGACGGCGAGCTGTTCGTGCTGAAGGTCGTCGGCGACTCGATGATCGAAGCCGCGATCTGTGACGGCGACTGGGTGACCGTCCGGCGCCAGCCGGTCGCGGAGAACGGCGACATCGTGGCCGCCATGCTGGACGGTGAGGCGACGGTCAAGCGCTTCAAGCGCGAGGACGGCCATGTGTGGCTGCTGCCGCACAACTCCGCCTACCAGCCCATCCCGGGTGACGAGGCGACCATCCTCGGGAAGGTCGTGGCGGTGCTCCGGCGGATCTGA
- the nrdR gene encoding transcriptional regulator NrdR: protein MHCPFCRHPDSRVVDSRTTDDGTSIRRRRQCPDCSRRFTTVETCSLMVVKRSGVTEPFSRTKVINGVRKACQGRPVTEDALAQLGQRVEEAVRATGSAELTTHDVGLAILGPLQELDLVAYLRFASVYRAFDSLEDFESAITELREETHGPATADDDVCEGCQGNDRGSGEAVEVPVPANAAD from the coding sequence ATGCACTGCCCCTTCTGCAGGCACCCCGACAGTCGTGTCGTCGACAGTCGTACGACGGACGACGGCACGTCGATCCGCAGGCGCCGCCAGTGTCCCGACTGCTCCCGTCGGTTCACGACCGTGGAGACGTGCTCCCTCATGGTGGTGAAGCGGTCCGGAGTCACCGAGCCGTTCAGCCGTACGAAGGTCATCAACGGCGTGCGCAAGGCGTGCCAGGGGCGGCCCGTCACGGAGGACGCACTCGCTCAGCTCGGCCAGCGGGTCGAGGAGGCGGTGCGGGCCACCGGGAGTGCCGAACTGACCACCCATGACGTGGGTCTGGCCATACTCGGGCCGTTGCAGGAGCTCGATCTCGTCGCTTACCTGCGGTTCGCGTCCGTGTACCGGGCGTTCGACTCGCTGGAGGACTTCGAGTCCGCCATCACGGAACTCAGGGAAGAGACGCACGGCCCCGCCACGGCCGACGACGACGTGTGCGAGGGGTGCCAAGGGAACGACCGCGGGTCCGGAGAGGCTGTCGAGGTCCCCGTACCCGCGAACGCCGCCGACTGA